Part of the Triplophysa rosa linkage group LG21, Trosa_1v2, whole genome shotgun sequence genome is shown below.
TCGTCCATAAATGAAGCCATTGAGCTCTTGAGCAGAGAATGGAGGAGCGTCCCACCCGTCCGCCTCATCAGCCGGTACTACATCAATGTGTGCCAGCAGCATGTACGGCTCCAGATCAGGTTCACTGCCCCACACTGAGAACAGGTGACTGTAGTTTCCCACAACCTCGTGTTTCACCAGACTGGATGAGAAGACCTTTGGGAAGACTTCCAACGAGATAACTCTTCAATAACGTTTcgtgaaatgtttgtttttctcagtTTCTCCCTATTTTGAtgtcaaaacacaaacactcaaGCATGCACACCCATAGGTGCAAAGTGTCTTTTGCATTTTGGAGAGAgtgtaaatgtattctttaataCTATACGGGGTATATTATTCCTGGTTGATTATTCCGTTAAATACGTATCAAACATAATATACTTGGTCATAAAACGTTTACTAAATTGCCATTCAAAAATGAGCACTAACATTCAGACGTAATCGACATGAGCTAATCAAATCCTACCGATAAACTTAATAAAAAGTTACTTATTGTTTGGCTGTTCTGCCCTTTTTTATCAGTGAAAAATGACAGCTTCACAAGTTAactaaatcatgaaatatgaaacaaaaacgtgaaaaacaaaccCACGACGGGTGTAACCTCGAACAGATATGCTGTAACTTTAAATGTCACCAGTTGCAGACACGAGAGCATACCTACTGCATGACGTAATCCAATAATTCAAATATGGTGGGTGTATGTTATTCATGGACTATGCATTTTCTCACTTCACTGGCCATTGGCAGGTAAAACCTGAAATTTGGCAACAAGTGTCCATGCTTAGCATCTCTTACCTCTCCTCAGCAGCACAGCACACTCACGCAGGGCGTCTGTGTTCAAATCCGTGTCCGTAATGGACACAGTAGGAATCTGAATAGCCgctataaataaaaagaattcaatacaaatatatttagtattagTAATATGTGCAGTATCAAACAGCACGTTTTTCTACCTTTGAAATTAGCCAGCAGATTCTTTCTCTGTTGTGGAGTTATATGAGGAGAAATGCTGATCGTATTTTCCCATTTGCCTAGCTGAAGCCCCGCGTTGACGTCAAATGTAAACGTTCTTACGGTagcaacaagaaacaaaaccGTGAGTGATAAAGTAAGGCTCAGCACTAGCACTTTAAAAAACGCGAATAATTTCCACTGTGTGTTATGGCCCGTCATGTTTCAGGAAGTGCAAGTAGCTGTCATCATAACCAGGGTCATGTTTATTTAATGCGCTGTTGATGACGATGCAGCATGATTGCCCTCTGCTGGCTTGAAGCAGTCCTGCAACAACACCCCGCCCCTATATTTTGCCTTTATTGCACATTTCAATACAGGCAATATTCCAACATGGCAAATCACTCACAACACCAAGAAGATTTAAAACCAAGCAATTCAAACATGTGATACACAgatggcaaaaataaaagttatgaACTGATTGAACTAAGGGGCTAAAATAAACAGCAGTATGTTAAATGTTTCCTTATTTCTTAGCATTTTATTACCCATTAAAAAGTGTTATGGAAGCCTTTATCTGCAACTAGACAGCAGCAATAAACATCTGGATACAATCTCATGTTGTAATTTTTGACTATTAATCACTGACCATGTAACAGATCAAACTaaacaatagaaaaaatatatatataaagtattaaTAAAGTCACATACATTTGTAAGTCTCACTGTTCTTCAGATAACTGTCACTTATTAAAACAATAGGACCCCAAAGACAGAGTTCTGTAGCCAGTCGTGATATATGTGATTCATGCTTACTTTTAATATGATGAGAATCCATCATTCCAAGCGAATTAAGGACATATACTATATGTACTGTAATTTTCCATTTGAATACAGACCACTTCAGTGTAAAACAGACTCAACATGCAAACAACCAAACCAGGCTTTTCTTTAACTTCAGCCTTGTGCTGCAAGTGATATTGAGAGGACAATAAATCTTTATTGAGCCACATTGTGAACCTTTCACCAAAGCATTCTGATTTTAGGATGTCATAATAAAACACTTCAGTCTAACATAACATTGATAATCCAACCTTTGAGTTTGCTCTCTTTGACACCACATGCTAAAAAAGCGATTCACAGCAAGAGATTGTTGAGGAACACGGTTTAGAAGAATCCAATACTGAACATAGACCCAAATTTAGAagaaatgaatgagaaaaaaagttttatttaataacaacaggttctatttttttacaattccaACAGCATTAGTAAGCCCAAGCGAGACTTGTTGAGTTTAAGCAGTATGtgcaattataaaaaaaatacattgatGATGAATAATAAGAATAGAAATAAAAGTCAAGTAAAGACTTAAAAATCCACCCATTTAGGATGCATTTATATTAGGAGTGAGGTAATGGCAAATTCCTTGTGTCTCCATTCTGGATGAGTTGAAAGTAGAACAGCACAATCTCCTCATAGTTCTGAATGCCGATTCTCTCATTCACGCCATGGAATCTAAAGGGATGAGTTTACAGTTTAATGAAcccttttatgttttattaatttatgcaAATCAATATGCTTCTCCACCGAGTCACATTACCATGTGTCCTACCTTGCAGAATCACCTGGTTTGTACCACGACGGTGCAAAGCGATAAATGTTCAGAGAAAGTTCTGTGTAGTGACGGCTATCAGTGTTGCCAATGCAGATACCTGTGAGAGAACATCATAGAGTACCAGTGCTGACAAATCTTTCAGCAGAGACTCTTCATGAGTCAATGATGTGTGTTAGGGGCACTTCAGCTTCTTGCTATGTTGGTAGAGAGAGCAAGTAACACTTATTGCACAATACTGTCTAAATGTCTTACCAGGGGTTACAGTGACCTGAGGAAAAATGTCCTTTGCTGTTTTCTTTATGATCTGGTACCCAAATGTGTGCTCATCGTAGGAGCTGACAGGCAGCGGATCAAACCCTTTCATGAGCTCTACCGCCACACGTTTGTCAGAAATGGTGGACTCGATCAGCTTTAAAACCTGAAAGGCGAATGGAGAAACATCTTCGAATCTGAAGAGTTCTAACTTTATAATACTGCACAAATTATGTTTGTTTCCAATCATTGGCTTTAATTCCTTTATTTGAATAACAAACAGTGATATCATTTTTCTTTATCTGTTTTATACTAAATTGgtctatttattcatttgaaatacaaTTCACCTCTTGCACCGTCTGAGATGAGTGGATACGGAAATTGACAAAGGCTTCTGCGTACGGTGGCAATACATTAATCTGTCAGTGAGAGAGGAACATTTTGCTTAAAGTGGTTTTATGCGttgagcaaaaaaaaaagagaatgcaTGATTGACAGCTCACCTTTACACCAGAGTTAAACATTGTGACAGCAGTCGTTGTCCTCACAAAGGCATTTGTGTCTGGCTGTCCTTCCAGAATGCTGTGAATGTATCATATGTCAAAGCATTTTCTCATTTACGGGTAttcttaaaaagaaaatgtggtTTACCCGCTGAGGAGTGAAGAGAAGAGCCAGAGATTAGCCATGACCATTCTGTGTGGCAAGccaaactaaaaaacaaaagaaatgtcaCTATTGTTAACTTGCATAGTCATTGAGTATTTACAGGAATGTtctgcaaaatatatattttgtataaactttttaaatgatcttttttGTTGCGTTTTTACCTTATGTGCCAAGTGTTCAAACGTGGCACGTTCAGGACCACGACCAAACAGATTGGGCATCCGTTTCTTCTCCAGTCTATTATAGCAAAAATGACTAAATTAGGTTAAAACAACACGCAACctgaacacacaacacattctTGTGTCcacttttaatagttttaggGTAAATGTGATAGAATGACATCGTTGCAACACTGTTTATCAGCATCTGGCAACCCGTTTCTTTAGATGCCACATAAACATTAAAGGGTTTTACAAAAACACTATAATAGCaaagtttttctttcattccttTGTGCTTCATGTAgctttttaaataatgtattcTTTTTAATAACGGCACCATGGCAGATGTTCACAACATTAATAATGCtcgttttaatattaaaatgacaacTTTAGCTTTAATCTAACTTtaatattatcattttaattttaaatattaaagtttCTTGCCTTCTGACTGCTGAGGCCAAGATGCCAATACTGGTCTCTCTGGGAGGCATTGATGAATGTCCTGGAGCAGCATTAACACTCAGTTTTACTGTGGCCTGGCCTTTCTCACTCACACCTattctacaaaacacaaaccagaCATAAATTACACACTAATTCAATGCAAAACCATTATATTAAAACAGTTGCTTTTAAAATTACATCTCACAGGGCAGCAGGTCCATCCAGGCCATCGATCATTCCATCCATAATAGTAAGACCTTCATCTAAAACATACAGAAGCTTCACCCCACGACTCTTGAGAAGCTTCACAATATTCACTGCACCCTGCATCCCGGTCACCTGACAACATCAAATAAGGTtaaatgactaataataataataattcacctAGTAACCAGCTTTATTATAGTTAACACGGACTGGTTATGACCCACTGTTGATGATCTTGAGACTGACCTCCTCATCGTGACCCAAACCAATGTAGAAGCTTCGTCGAGGGGTGTAACCTCGCTCCAGGAGATATTCCAACGCTTGAAGGATTCCCTGCAAGAGCAAACATCATTACAGTGAGTTTACAGGTTTAACTGAACACATGTACTGTTATTTATCACTGCTGATTCATCAGGCAGTACCATCACAGACTGTTTATTGTCGATGGTCCCTCGTCCATAAATGAAGCCATTGAGCTCTTGAGCAGAGAATGGAGGAGCGTCCCACCCGTCCGCCTCATCAGCCGGTACTACATCAATGTGTGCCAGCAGCATGTACGGCTCCAGATCAGGTTCACTGCCCCACACTGAGAACAGGTGGGTGTAGTTTGAGATCGTCTCATGTTGGACCAGATTGGATGAGAAGACCTTTGGAAAGACTGTAAGAGAATAAAGACACACTATTTCGatctatactgtatgtaaaccaTGCAAAATAAACCAATTGATTAGCAACAAATGCTCCTTTGATTCGGAGACCATGATCCCGTCTGTGCTGGATCTCTAACCTCTTCTCAGTAGCAGGTCAAATTCATACAGAGCGCTGATGTTCTGCTGTGTTTCTGAAAATGACACTGTGGGAAGCTGAATTGCATCTATATAAGAAGAAATGCAAAGAGGTCATAAACATTTTATCATGTTAAATGCACATTATTCTGAAATCAAACATTTATAGGTTGAGCCTTGGTTCCAGTTTTTCCACGGTTACAGTAGGTGTTTGTCAgtcatgtatgtgtatgtaccGTGTACCAAATTACACAAGTAAGATTCACATAATCCACGAATTGATTTGAACCTATAAGCAATTAAGCCCGTGACAAAAATAGACAGTATTTTCTATGTTTTACCTTTAAAATTTGCCAGCAGTCTCTCTTTCTGTTCTTGATTTAAATGAGGATTAAAGGTTGTTGTGTTCTCCCATTGTTCAAGCTCTGTATtcagattaaatgtaaatgtcctgCCTATCACAACAAGAAACAGGATTAAAACTGGTAGAATAAGAATCGTCAGCAGTATAGCaaagattttgaaaaatttcTTCTTAGCGATTCTGATCTTCATCTTGCAGTGTTTTCAGGTAGACTGGTAGTTTGTCACAGTAATCTCGCGTTTTCTGCACGATCAGGGTTCACATTTTTATTGCTCGACTAGTAATGCATCATAAGCAGCCTCTGTTGGCATGATAAACACTGGAATggataataaacacaaaaagcaAATGCTACGAGCAGTCAATTACCCATGTGTCAAATACTCAACCTGTTAACGTTACCGTTTACTAATACaatataaactaaaatatgCTGCATAGCTTTTTGTAAACTTGTCCACAtgatatgcaaataaaaatattataaatgagCAGACCGAAAACAATCTTAGGGGAAGAAATTTATTTAGCCATAAAAATGAATAGTCCAGCTAGATAAGACACCAAATGTCATTGTTCACTCATGAATTCAGGTTCTTGGGTATCACTGTGATTTAAGAACAGTACAAAAAACCCACATTACTTCAAGAGGAAAACAACTCgcataaaataaatcataaaagatCAAGAACAACATTCACTCCACAAACAGCACCACAACTACCCACACCATCAGTAACATCTTAAAATCCCATGCTGTTTTTTTAAGGCAGGTATGTGATAAACAGAAAAACTATTGCACCCGGAGTACTATTAAGATGTACAACCTTTAATTTTATTCAGTCCAAAGTCCACTCAGTTTGTTCAACAGAGAGAGGAGATTAGAAGTTGATGTTTGCATAACTTCCTGAGGCACAAACATCCACTGCATGTTTAACCTAAGCTGCGGGTGTGTCCTGCGTGCTGGATATCAGACCAGGTTTTTCTTGTAGACCATCTAGCAGAGCACTGAACGGATTGGACAGTGGCTCTTCCATGGATGAGTAGATGAGATAAAGCAGACATGTCACCAGGAGAAAAACCACGATCTGAACCCACAAAGGCACCAGGCGCTGCTGGATCTCCTGTCTCTCCAATGTAGTGGGACTCAATGGAGGCATTTCTGGGTATTTATACTGCACGGGACGGCCTGCGGCTCCCTTTATAGGTCGTCTCTTAGTAGCGCTGCAGACGGAAAAAAACAACTGTTTTACAACAAACTTTGGTTGAAGTTGCTGGAGTTTGCAGGTGGTACTCACTAGATTCCAGTGAGAGTTTTGGCACAGTCAGGGAACATCTCTGAAAGAACATCACTCACGGGTTCCTGAAAGCCAAAAACACAGTGCGAATCAGAAAACAGGTTCATTTAAAAGTGCACAAGACATGACGCAAGAGAGATAAGGAGTAAACCAGATGTCCCAAAAACAAAGGAAGAACAGCCCAGAGTCACCCAAGAACATATGAAAGATTCAAACACCAACTTGCTATGAAAGCTTTAATCTCATGCATAACAAATGCACAAAGAACATGAAGcctatttttaaaaaagttttttctcaacaacaacaataaaaaaatctgtgtcCAAGCAGCCCCAGCTCAAGCATACAATGATTTGAGCTTCACGTGAGCTGCAGGTCCACAGCATTACCATCTAAAGCCTTTTGATATGACTCGTGAGTTCTTTCCTTTGACAGATCTAGCATGGCTACTCATCGTGCCTTTGAACAGCCAGCCTTTGAACcaggaaaaagaaaagaaaaaaaacacagtctCTGAAAATTAAAGAGGCCACGGGTTCTTTCTTTGTACATTTCACACGAGTTAAAGCTCTCAGATGTGTAAAGTCGGTGCAATACAGAAAGGAAGAGAATTCTAAGGGATTTCCCACAGGAGTGAGACAGTGTGGAAGCCCATTAGACTTCTGGCAATGCGGCATGTCTGCTGAATTAAACATCCACCGAAACGGTGCAGACAAATGACGGACCCTGAGGAGAGGAAGTTTGAGGGGAGAGAATAAAGCAGTTACTGTGACAGTTTGTTTCTGATGGGGTGATAGAGACATAAAACACAGAGATCTGCCAGTCATGGTGTCTTTATTCAGCCTCGTGAAATCCTGAGGGGAAAAGCAGAggttttgtgagatttataaaGCATTGGAATAAAAACATATTCTGCATGTCGGTGTGTGACCGCAAACCTGCAGGGTCCTGCTGTTTATTGTGTGTTCATTACTATAACTGGACCTTCTTTCAATCTCTGTGTGTTTTGATTGGGGACTGAATCGGTTCTCAATCTGCAGAGGAATAACAAGTACAACCCCACAATATAAACCTCTAATGACTCCCAACTAATGTTAACCAAAACAAATCTGGAATCAAAAGTACTATACAAACACATGGGCATATTTTCAGCTTACAGTTTGACATATTGATGGAATATAGCACAGGTTTTTAATAAAGCAATTTACAATTGCTATATACACACTACCCATGCCCTAAAACAAAACGTTTTCCAGTAAGACAagaatttgttttattcataACTCAATTCTCCATCTGAGGGCATCCCCAAATGCCCCCAAGAAAGGTTTCCTGGTTCAAATTTGGTCCCACACTACAGCTATGAACACACACTCCCCTCTTCCACCATCTGAGTGATGCTGAAGGATCTGCACGGGGACCCGGTTTGACCCAAAGACCCCTTTTTGCTGGTGTCTGATGACTCGTGCCGACTCTTTCCCTGCAAGTTACAAAGAGTCAAACAACAAGTGACCGAAAACAGATCAGCTATACTGTAGCAATATACTTGAAGTCCACACAATCCCCGGTGCAATGAAAGCCAACTAAACAGCAAAAGGTGAGAAAAATTAcggattaaaaacaaaaaaaattgaaatgagaagtagggctgtcacgattatgaaatttggctgattaaatgtcaaagctctaaaacagacaattaatcgtcataatcgcaatgatttattagacaattaattgtctgttttagagctttgacatttaattctcatacatttttggttcagctttgaaacgaccatattgttctgaatttttttcttggaaatacat
Proteins encoded:
- the lemd1 gene encoding LEM domain-containing protein 1 isoform X1, which encodes MPVFVEDPAQFSKEKLKSELIANNVELPPEESNKHIYLELYLKNVKTNSPDFSSDEEDDGSLNDNAEKEEVSDMVDLHLLTDDQLKARLIQYGVKPGPIIASTRALYEKKLHRLMEGPAQTSQRKFNGTAETGQYSDSEEDAEEDKESESEQFRSETVFQTKRIKTASRVGTSCQSRGFYPQCFLPSAGWGKSRHESSDTSKKGSLGQTGSPCRSFSITQMVEEIENRFSPQSKHTEIERRSSYSNEHTINSRTLQDFTRLNKDTMTGRSLCFMSLSPHQKQTVTEPVSDVLSEMFPDCAKTLTGIYATKRRPIKGAAGRPVQYKYPEMPPLSPTTLERQEIQQRLVPLWVQIVVFLLVTCLLYLIYSSMEEPLSNPFSALLDGLQEKPGLISSTQDTPAA
- the LOC130545351 gene encoding N-fatty-acyl-amino acid synthase/hydrolase PM20D1.1-like, producing the protein MDAIQLPTVSFSETQQNISALYEFDLLLRRVFPKVFSSNLVQHETISNYTHLFSVWGSEPDLEPYMLLAHIDVVPADEADGWDAPPFSAQELNGFIYGRGTIDNKQSVMGILQALEYLLERGYTPRRSFYIGLGHDEEVTGMQGAVNIVKLLKSRGVKLLYVLDEGLTIMDGMIDGLDGPAALIGVSEKGQATVKLSVNAAPGHSSMPPRETSIGILASAVRRLEKKRMPNLFGRGPERATFEHLAHKFGLPHRMVMANLWLFSSLLSGILEGQPDTNAFVRTTTAVTMFNSGVKINVLPPYAEAFVNFRIHSSQTVQEVLKLIESTISDKRVAVELMKGFDPLPVSSYDEHTFGYQIIKKTAKDIFPQVTVTPGICIGNTDSRHYTELSLNIYRFAPSWYKPGDSARFHGVNERIGIQNYEEIVLFYFQLIQNGDTRNLPLPHS